In a genomic window of Sutcliffiella sp. FSL R7-0096:
- a CDS encoding D-alanyl-D-alanine carboxypeptidase family protein, with translation MSLTQKVLSIVLVALLIFSISFSQKATAEQVGVSARNAVLIEQESGRIIYEKSAHDKQRIASITKVMTAILAIESGKMDEIATVSEKAIRAEGSSIYLKPGEKIKLEHLVYGLMLRSGNDSAVAIAEHVGGSLEGFVYMMNEKAAELGMIHTEFANPHGLDDHENHYSTAYDMALLTRYAMQNDKFKKIAGTKVYRAPAAPGETWDRSWTNKHRLVTGMYQYATGGKTGYTKRAKRTLITTASKDGLDVIAVTLNGPDDWKDHIYMFNRAFVDYELYEIAEKGKLRDIKDDFYKGKVTLTRDIKFPMTKKEKDNTRVKITLVKPKKEWKDEGDIPEVVGEYTVIVQDEAVVETPIYYEKKIEKEGGFWNIFKNIFFIGAGKFPW, from the coding sequence ATGTCTCTAACGCAAAAGGTGCTCAGCATCGTCTTGGTAGCGCTGCTGATATTTAGTATAAGTTTTTCTCAAAAGGCTACAGCGGAGCAGGTTGGGGTCAGTGCGCGAAATGCGGTATTGATAGAACAAGAGAGCGGCAGGATTATTTATGAAAAAAGTGCACATGACAAACAGCGGATTGCCAGCATTACAAAGGTGATGACGGCAATCCTTGCCATTGAATCCGGTAAAATGGACGAGATTGCGACCGTTAGCGAAAAAGCGATTAGGGCGGAAGGGTCTTCTATCTATTTGAAACCAGGAGAAAAGATAAAACTGGAACACCTCGTGTATGGGCTGATGCTTCGTTCCGGAAATGATTCTGCGGTAGCTATTGCCGAGCATGTGGGAGGCAGCTTGGAAGGCTTTGTATACATGATGAACGAAAAAGCTGCTGAGCTGGGAATGATCCATACGGAATTTGCCAATCCGCATGGATTGGATGATCACGAAAATCATTATTCCACTGCCTATGACATGGCGCTTCTAACTAGATATGCAATGCAAAACGATAAGTTCAAAAAAATTGCAGGCACGAAAGTGTACCGTGCACCGGCTGCGCCAGGTGAAACTTGGGACAGAAGCTGGACAAACAAACATCGCCTTGTAACAGGCATGTATCAATATGCCACTGGAGGCAAAACAGGATACACCAAACGAGCAAAAAGGACACTTATCACCACAGCATCCAAGGATGGGTTGGATGTAATCGCCGTAACATTGAATGGCCCAGATGACTGGAAAGACCATATATATATGTTTAATCGTGCATTTGTTGATTATGAGCTCTATGAAATTGCGGAGAAAGGTAAATTAAGAGACATTAAGGACGATTTTTATAAAGGGAAAGTCACGCTTACTCGGGATATCAAATTTCCTATGACCAAAAAAGAGAAGGACAACACACGTGTGAAAATCACGCTAGTGAAGCCCAAGAAGGAATGGAAAGATGAAGGGGATATTCCAGAAGTGGTAGGTGAATACACCGTAATCGTCCAGGATGAAGCTGTGGTGGAGACGCCGATCTATTATGAGAAGAAAATCGAAAAAGAAGGTGGATTCTGGAATATATTTAAGAATATCTTCTTTATTGGGGCAGGGAAGTTTCCATGGTAA
- a CDS encoding superoxide dismutase, whose product MIKQNQLVFKQFLADVEEWCLDILTANQREGNEHRNNWLQETRGILKRVQDTAQSEYIYEPEVLDIKRCVEEVAQGMQSVSIGRVNNGRVPIGQHTLPPLPYPYNALEPYISRDIMELHHLKHHKSYVDGLNKAEMKMLEARETGDFDLIKHWEREAAFHGSGHYLHTMFWDNMSPTGGGQPSGRLMQQLIQDFGSYEKFKKHFSEAADKVEGVGWALLVWSPRAHRLEILQTEKQQLFTQWDTIPLLGLDVWEHAYYLQYKDDRKDYIEKWWNLVNWKDVEKRYQEASKLKWKAY is encoded by the coding sequence ATGATAAAGCAAAATCAACTTGTTTTCAAGCAGTTCTTGGCAGACGTGGAGGAATGGTGCCTCGATATATTGACCGCCAATCAGAGAGAGGGGAACGAGCACCGAAATAACTGGTTACAAGAAACCAGGGGAATCCTAAAAAGGGTACAGGACACTGCCCAATCAGAGTACATTTATGAACCGGAAGTCCTCGATATTAAAAGGTGTGTGGAAGAAGTGGCGCAAGGGATGCAGAGTGTAAGCATTGGAAGAGTGAATAATGGGAGAGTGCCTATTGGGCAACATACACTGCCCCCACTTCCATATCCATATAATGCGCTTGAACCATATATATCAAGGGATATAATGGAGCTTCATCATTTAAAACATCATAAAAGCTATGTGGATGGCTTGAACAAAGCCGAAATGAAGATGCTGGAAGCAAGGGAAACCGGCGATTTTGATTTAATTAAACATTGGGAACGGGAAGCGGCCTTTCACGGATCCGGACATTATTTGCATACCATGTTCTGGGACAATATGTCGCCAACTGGAGGTGGCCAACCAAGCGGCAGATTGATGCAACAGCTCATCCAGGATTTCGGAAGCTACGAAAAATTCAAAAAACATTTTTCAGAGGCGGCTGATAAAGTTGAAGGGGTGGGATGGGCATTACTTGTCTGGTCACCGCGTGCTCACCGATTGGAAATCCTTCAGACGGAAAAACAACAGCTCTTCACCCAATGGGATACCATCCCTCTGCTCGGTTTGGATGTTTGGGAGCATGCTTATTATCTGCAATATAAGGATGATCGCAAGGACTATATTGAAAAGTGGTGGAATCTGGTGAACTGGAAAGACGTTGAAAAACGTTACCAGGAAGCATCCAAGTTAAAATGGAAAGCCTATTGA
- the rluB gene encoding 23S rRNA pseudouridine(2605) synthase RluB, giving the protein MERLQKVIAHAGVASRRKAEELIKEGKVKVNDKVVKELGVKVSSNDKIEVEGVQVEREEPVYFLLYKPRGVISSVSDDKGRKVATDFFPYIPERIYPVGRLDYDTSGLLLMTNDGEFANALMHPASEVEKVYVAKLKGIPSREAIKSLERGIKLEDGKTAPARIKLLSMERTKNTSIFEISIHEGRNRQVRRMFEAIGHPVMKLKRERYGFLTLQGLSAGEARELTPHEVKQLRVMATKPKK; this is encoded by the coding sequence ATGGAACGGTTACAAAAAGTAATAGCACATGCCGGTGTGGCATCTAGAAGAAAAGCAGAAGAACTGATAAAAGAAGGTAAAGTCAAAGTTAACGATAAAGTAGTAAAAGAACTTGGGGTCAAAGTGTCTTCTAACGATAAGATTGAAGTGGAGGGCGTCCAAGTTGAAAGAGAGGAACCTGTCTACTTCCTATTATATAAGCCAAGAGGCGTCATCTCCAGTGTAAGTGATGATAAAGGTAGAAAGGTCGCTACAGACTTTTTCCCATATATACCAGAACGAATCTATCCGGTAGGGCGATTGGATTATGATACATCTGGTCTGTTGTTGATGACCAATGACGGCGAATTCGCAAATGCGCTGATGCATCCCGCTTCAGAGGTAGAAAAGGTGTATGTTGCCAAACTGAAAGGTATTCCTTCCCGTGAAGCAATCAAAAGCTTGGAGAGAGGCATCAAGCTTGAAGATGGCAAGACGGCACCAGCAAGAATAAAGTTGCTTTCCATGGAGCGGACTAAAAATACATCCATTTTTGAAATCAGTATTCATGAAGGCCGTAACAGGCAAGTTCGCCGTATGTTCGAAGCAATCGGGCATCCAGTCATGAAGCTGAAAAGGGAACGTTACGGTTTCCTTACACTTCAGGGTCTTTCCGCCGGTGAAGCTCGTGAACTGACACCGCATGAAGTGAAACAGCTGCGGGTAATGGCGACAAAGCCGAAGAAATAG
- a CDS encoding spore maturation protein has protein sequence MQVISLISLWLIPLIIGFILLYATFKKVPTYETFVEGGREGIKIAISIIPFLVGMLVAISIFRASGALDFLVEFVRPAMQAIGVPAEIVPLSIIRPISGTAALGMTTDMIATYGPDSFMGRLASILQGSTDTTLYVITVYFGAVGIKKMGDALKVGLLADIVGIIVSILVVTFFFAM, from the coding sequence ATGCAGGTTATTTCACTAATTTCTCTCTGGCTGATTCCCCTCATAATCGGATTCATCCTTCTCTATGCGACATTCAAGAAAGTTCCCACTTATGAGACCTTCGTTGAAGGAGGTAGAGAGGGAATCAAGATAGCCATTTCCATCATTCCATTTCTGGTAGGAATGCTTGTAGCTATTTCCATATTCCGGGCATCCGGCGCACTGGACTTTCTTGTAGAATTCGTTCGACCAGCGATGCAGGCCATCGGAGTACCAGCTGAAATTGTTCCTCTTTCCATTATTCGACCCATATCAGGTACCGCAGCACTTGGTATGACAACGGATATGATTGCGACATATGGGCCTGATTCCTTCATGGGCCGTCTAGCCTCCATTTTACAGGGAAGTACGGATACGACTCTGTATGTCATTACCGTCTATTTTGGGGCAGTGGGGATCAAGAAAATGGGTGATGCGCTAAAAGTGGGGTTGTTAGCGGATATTGTGGGGATTATCGTTTCCATACTGGTTGTGACATTCTTTTTTGCGATGTAG
- a CDS encoding YpuI family protein gives MANTIVKSQTEQVESFLGNTVHQLNAFLNEATLTALMEESSTKQEYVELLLLNTRRLAVFCDEGLNACQVILKSEPFRKSAAEKVLYNIYHQCIEEFFAPRNDAWYEDSRSAYTGKNSIQFHEAPPESLKVVIRGLESEFQAVREELEYYETDYRTKMIQSN, from the coding sequence ATGGCAAATACAATTGTTAAATCACAAACAGAACAGGTCGAGAGTTTTTTAGGAAATACAGTACATCAATTGAACGCATTTTTAAACGAGGCTACTTTAACCGCTTTGATGGAGGAATCTTCAACAAAGCAAGAGTACGTGGAACTCCTGTTATTAAATACTCGCCGCCTTGCCGTTTTCTGTGATGAGGGGTTGAATGCTTGTCAGGTCATCCTCAAAAGTGAACCATTCAGGAAATCTGCCGCAGAGAAGGTACTATATAATATTTATCACCAATGCATTGAAGAGTTTTTTGCTCCAAGAAACGATGCATGGTATGAGGACAGCCGCTCTGCCTATACAGGTAAGAACTCCATTCAGTTTCACGAAGCGCCACCAGAGTCTTTAAAAGTGGTGATACGCGGCCTTGAAAGTGAGTTCCAGGCTGTCCGTGAAGAATTGGAATACTATGAAACAGATTACCGTACTAAAATGATCCAAAGCAATTAA
- a CDS encoding nucleoside recognition domain-containing protein, producing the protein MVNIIWVAMTIIGIIFAMINGTMDKVNEAIFTGAKEAVTICIGFISILVFWLGLMRIAQEAGLLEKLASLFKPIVRRIFPEVPPDHPAMGYMLSNMIANMFGLGNAATPMGIKAMEQLRELNGGKVEASRSMITFLAINTSSLTLIPTTVIAIRMNYGSAAPTEIVGPTLVATLCSTIAAISIDRFFYYRRMAKRR; encoded by the coding sequence ATGGTAAACATTATCTGGGTGGCGATGACGATTATCGGAATCATATTCGCTATGATTAATGGAACGATGGACAAAGTAAATGAAGCTATATTCACCGGTGCAAAGGAAGCTGTCACCATTTGTATAGGCTTTATCAGTATTTTGGTTTTTTGGCTCGGATTGATGAGAATCGCTCAGGAAGCAGGACTACTTGAGAAGTTGGCATCTCTTTTCAAACCAATTGTCCGCAGGATTTTTCCGGAGGTTCCACCAGATCATCCTGCCATGGGGTATATGTTATCCAATATGATTGCAAACATGTTCGGTCTCGGTAATGCGGCAACACCAATGGGGATCAAAGCAATGGAGCAGCTTAGGGAACTTAATGGGGGGAAAGTAGAAGCGAGCCGCTCCATGATAACATTTTTGGCAATTAACACATCAAGCCTTACATTGATTCCTACCACAGTAATTGCCATCAGGATGAACTATGGCTCAGCTGCTCCAACTGAAATAGTCGGACCTACTTTAGTTGCAACTTTATGCTCTACCATTGCAGCCATATCCATAGACCGATTTTTCTATTATCGTAGAATGGCAAAAAGGAGGTAG
- the scpB gene encoding SMC-Scp complex subunit ScpB, protein MTITNWKAIVESLLFAAGDDGLTLKQLTTVLEVEEHIVIDILADLQKGYKKKERGITLIELAGTYQLTTKKEHSVYLKRLVESPTSQTLSQAALETLAIVAYKQPITRTEVENIRGVKSERPLQTLAAKALVKEVGRAEGTGRAILYGTTKEFLDYFGLKDIKELPPLTVNMEEMDEEADLFFEKFQETFES, encoded by the coding sequence TTGACTATTACTAATTGGAAAGCGATTGTCGAGAGTCTCCTGTTTGCCGCAGGAGACGATGGACTGACGCTTAAACAACTTACGACGGTACTCGAGGTGGAGGAACATATCGTAATTGATATATTGGCTGACCTTCAAAAAGGGTATAAGAAAAAGGAACGGGGAATAACGTTAATTGAGCTAGCAGGAACGTATCAGCTGACAACGAAGAAAGAACACTCTGTATATTTGAAAAGACTGGTGGAATCTCCCACATCCCAAACTCTTTCCCAGGCAGCTCTTGAAACATTGGCGATTGTGGCCTATAAGCAACCTATCACAAGGACCGAAGTGGAGAATATCCGCGGAGTGAAAAGTGAAAGACCCCTGCAAACATTGGCTGCAAAAGCCCTTGTCAAAGAAGTGGGACGAGCAGAAGGTACCGGAAGGGCGATTCTTTATGGCACTACAAAAGAGTTCCTGGACTACTTTGGATTGAAAGATATTAAAGAATTGCCACCGCTGACGGTGAACATGGAAGAAATGGACGAGGAAGCGGATTTATTTTTCGAAAAGTTTCAAGAAACATTTGAATCTTAA